A single window of Nitrospirota bacterium DNA harbors:
- the gltB gene encoding glutamate synthase large subunit, protein MTEKIQNGRLPVSQGLYDSANEKDSCGIGFAVNIKGVPSHDLILKGLEILKNLSHRGAVGCDPCTGDGAGLHVQIPHLFFKNKFQEKLIELPEPGCYGVGMVFLPSSPSEKAQCEKIIEETTLEEGQHFLGWRDVPVDPGKIGNLAKESAPVIRQFFIACQGIKNNQFERKLYIIRKQIENQTLNWVKGIFYIPSLSSKTLVYKGLLTPEQIPLFYQDLNDPRFMSALVLVHSRFSTNTFPTWSLAHPYRYVCHNGEINTLKGNINWMKARQGRLSSEVFGNEINKLFPIIREGQSDSACFDNVLEFLVMGGRSLPHAMMMLIPEAWAGNPDMDLDRRGFYEYHASMMEPWDGPAAMAFTDGTLIGATLDRNGLRPARYLVTKDNLVILASEAGVLPFKPEEILTKGRLQPGKMFLVDTAQGRIIDDEEIKSNIVKRKPYRQWVSANRISIDDLPEPINVYQPDPDTIKKRQKVFGYTLEDLKLLMAPMAIAGEEAVGSMGTDTPLAVLSDRPQLLFNYFKQLFAQVTNPPIDPIREQLIMSLATNIGPKPNLLGETPEHCRRIKVAQPILTNSDLEKIRSIADGHFKSKTLQILFPVSNGPKGLEQALEQLCRQSTQAIKSGYNFIILSDRGVSPEWAPIPSLLAISTVHHHLIQECLRAEVGLIVETGEAREVPHFALLIGYGAGTVNPYLAFETLTDMARSGLFPEAVDAATAESKYIKAINKGLLKVFSKMGISTVQSYCGAQIFEAIGLNNKLVNRYFNGTPSRIEGIGLDEIAAETLAKHAGAYFDYSSFNDALDIGGNYHYRLQGEYHQWNPETIIKLQEATRSNNAKTFQEFSRLANNENHHAATLRGLFELKTVKTPLPLKEIEPASEIVKRFATGAMSFGSISKEAHETIAIAMNRMGGKSNTGEGGEDEARFDTEKESAIKQVASARFGVTTNYLVHAKELQIKMAQGAKPGEGGQLPGHKVDEIIAQIRHSIPGVTLISPPPHHDIYSIEDLAQLIYDLKNVNPQARVTVKLVSEVGVGTVAAGVAKARADMILISGDSGGTGASPLSSIKHAGAPWELGLSETQQTLVLNNLRGRVRIQTDGQLKTGRDVVVAALLGAEEFGFSTAPLIVEGCIMMRKCHLNTCPVGIATQDPVLRKKFTGQPEHIINYFFFIAEEIRQWMAQLGFRKFDEMVGRVDKIEPKKAIDHWKARGINLEKILYKPKVSPDIPIHCVETQNHGLDGALDHALIQLAQPALEHREPVKKKLPIRNVHRTVGAMLSGKITQKYGPEGLPAHTIQFYFQGSAGQSFGAFCVKGLSLTLEGESNDYLGKGMSGGQIVVFPPKGSLFKPEETIIVGNTLLYGATGGEVFIYGMAGERFAVRNSGARAVVEGVGDHGCEYMTGGTVVVLGKTGRNFAAGMSGGMAFVFNEEKDFERRCNLTMVELETVLTSDDKAFLKDLIEKHAGLTHSTKALRILKEWNASVTKFVKVISAEYRKILEQKQASLLSSQKETPVNG, encoded by the coding sequence ATGACAGAAAAGATACAAAATGGTCGCCTTCCCGTGTCACAGGGACTCTATGATTCTGCCAATGAAAAAGATTCTTGCGGGATCGGTTTTGCCGTTAACATTAAAGGGGTTCCCTCTCACGACCTAATTCTAAAAGGGCTTGAAATCCTTAAGAATTTATCCCACCGGGGTGCCGTAGGGTGTGACCCTTGTACCGGTGATGGAGCGGGGCTTCATGTCCAAATTCCTCATCTTTTTTTTAAAAATAAATTTCAGGAAAAGCTGATTGAACTCCCGGAACCGGGTTGTTATGGAGTTGGAATGGTTTTTCTCCCTTCTTCCCCTTCTGAAAAAGCCCAGTGTGAAAAAATTATCGAAGAAACGACTCTGGAAGAAGGACAGCATTTTCTTGGCTGGCGGGATGTTCCCGTGGATCCCGGGAAAATAGGGAATTTGGCAAAGGAATCTGCCCCGGTTATCCGTCAATTTTTCATAGCCTGCCAGGGAATTAAAAATAATCAGTTCGAACGGAAGCTTTATATCATCCGGAAACAGATTGAGAATCAAACTTTAAACTGGGTCAAAGGGATTTTTTATATACCCAGCCTTTCCAGCAAAACCCTTGTTTACAAGGGACTGTTAACTCCTGAACAGATTCCTCTGTTTTATCAAGATTTAAACGATCCTCGATTTATGAGCGCATTAGTTCTGGTTCATTCCCGGTTCAGTACCAATACGTTTCCAACCTGGAGCCTGGCTCATCCCTATCGCTATGTCTGTCACAATGGTGAAATCAACACCCTGAAGGGAAACATCAATTGGATGAAGGCCCGCCAGGGCAGACTTTCTTCCGAAGTCTTTGGGAACGAAATCAACAAGCTTTTTCCGATTATTCGGGAAGGCCAAAGCGACTCGGCCTGTTTTGATAATGTCTTGGAGTTTTTGGTGATGGGAGGGCGCTCCCTACCCCACGCCATGATGATGCTGATCCCCGAAGCGTGGGCCGGAAATCCCGACATGGACCTCGACCGACGGGGTTTTTATGAATATCACGCTTCGATGATGGAACCGTGGGACGGTCCTGCCGCCATGGCTTTTACCGATGGCACGCTGATTGGCGCAACCCTTGACCGAAACGGCTTGCGTCCAGCGCGGTATCTGGTGACAAAGGACAATCTGGTCATTTTAGCTTCCGAGGCTGGGGTTCTTCCTTTTAAACCTGAAGAAATTTTAACCAAAGGGCGGCTTCAGCCCGGAAAGATGTTCCTGGTTGACACGGCTCAAGGGCGTATTATCGACGACGAAGAAATCAAGTCCAATATCGTTAAACGGAAACCTTACCGTCAATGGGTTTCGGCAAACAGGATTTCCATCGACGATCTCCCGGAACCGATCAATGTTTATCAACCCGATCCGGATACCATAAAAAAACGGCAAAAAGTATTTGGGTATACACTGGAAGACTTGAAATTGCTGATGGCTCCGATGGCGATTGCGGGCGAGGAAGCCGTCGGATCAATGGGAACGGATACGCCTCTCGCGGTGCTTTCCGATCGGCCTCAGTTGCTTTTTAACTATTTCAAACAACTTTTTGCCCAGGTAACCAATCCTCCGATTGATCCGATTCGGGAGCAACTGATCATGTCCCTGGCAACCAATATCGGACCCAAACCAAACCTGTTGGGCGAAACGCCGGAGCATTGCCGGCGGATAAAGGTGGCCCAGCCGATTTTAACCAACTCCGACCTTGAAAAGATCCGGTCGATTGCCGATGGTCATTTTAAATCCAAAACCTTGCAAATCTTATTCCCGGTGTCTAACGGGCCAAAAGGGCTTGAGCAGGCGTTGGAACAACTTTGCCGGCAGAGCACACAGGCGATTAAGTCGGGTTACAATTTTATTATTCTAAGCGATAGAGGGGTCAGTCCCGAATGGGCTCCGATACCAAGCCTGCTTGCCATTTCAACCGTTCATCACCACCTTATCCAGGAATGTTTAAGAGCCGAAGTCGGACTGATCGTTGAAACGGGTGAAGCCAGGGAAGTCCCCCATTTTGCCCTCCTCATCGGATATGGCGCTGGAACCGTTAACCCCTATCTCGCTTTCGAAACGCTCACGGATATGGCGCGTTCCGGACTTTTTCCGGAAGCGGTCGACGCTGCCACGGCCGAAAGCAAGTACATTAAAGCCATCAATAAGGGATTGTTAAAAGTTTTCTCCAAAATGGGAATTTCGACTGTTCAAAGCTATTGCGGAGCGCAAATCTTTGAGGCCATCGGGCTCAACAACAAGCTCGTTAATCGTTATTTTAATGGAACTCCTTCGCGTATTGAAGGAATCGGTCTCGACGAAATTGCCGCAGAAACCCTCGCCAAACATGCTGGAGCTTATTTCGACTATTCTTCGTTTAATGACGCACTGGACATTGGAGGAAATTATCATTACCGCCTGCAGGGAGAATACCATCAGTGGAATCCTGAAACCATTATAAAACTTCAGGAGGCCACCCGAAGCAACAATGCCAAGACCTTCCAGGAATTTAGCCGCCTAGCCAATAATGAAAACCACCATGCCGCGACGCTACGAGGGTTGTTTGAACTTAAAACAGTCAAGACTCCCCTCCCTTTAAAGGAAATCGAACCGGCTTCTGAAATTGTCAAACGGTTTGCCACGGGTGCAATGTCTTTTGGCTCAATCAGCAAAGAAGCCCATGAAACCATTGCCATTGCTATGAATCGAATGGGCGGAAAAAGCAACACGGGAGAAGGGGGAGAAGATGAAGCGCGGTTTGATACTGAAAAAGAAAGCGCTATTAAACAGGTTGCCTCCGCCCGTTTCGGCGTCACGACCAATTACCTGGTCCACGCTAAAGAACTACAAATTAAAATGGCGCAAGGGGCAAAACCTGGCGAAGGGGGACAGCTTCCCGGCCATAAAGTCGATGAAATCATTGCGCAAATCCGCCATTCTATTCCCGGCGTTACCTTGATTTCTCCTCCCCCTCATCATGATATCTATTCCATTGAAGATCTGGCCCAATTGATTTACGACTTGAAAAATGTCAATCCTCAGGCCAGGGTTACCGTCAAATTAGTATCAGAGGTCGGCGTCGGAACCGTTGCGGCAGGTGTTGCCAAAGCCCGCGCCGATATGATTCTTATCAGCGGAGACAGCGGAGGTACGGGAGCCTCTCCCCTCTCCTCGATCAAACATGCCGGGGCGCCCTGGGAACTTGGGCTTTCCGAAACACAACAGACGCTGGTACTAAACAACCTCAGGGGAAGGGTGAGAATTCAAACCGACGGCCAGCTTAAAACAGGAAGAGACGTCGTGGTCGCGGCTTTATTAGGAGCCGAGGAATTCGGATTCTCTACGGCGCCTTTAATCGTTGAAGGTTGTATTATGATGCGCAAGTGCCATTTGAATACCTGTCCCGTCGGCATTGCCACTCAGGACCCGGTTCTTCGCAAAAAATTTACCGGCCAGCCCGAACACATTATTAATTATTTTTTCTTTATCGCCGAAGAAATTAGACAATGGATGGCACAACTGGGATTCCGAAAATTTGATGAAATGGTTGGCCGCGTCGACAAAATTGAACCTAAAAAGGCAATCGACCATTGGAAAGCCAGGGGAATTAATTTAGAAAAAATTTTATATAAGCCGAAGGTTTCCCCCGACATCCCGATTCATTGCGTCGAAACTCAAAATCACGGATTGGACGGGGCGCTCGATCATGCGTTAATCCAATTGGCTCAGCCCGCCCTTGAACACCGAGAACCTGTTAAAAAGAAACTCCCCATTCGAAACGTTCACAGAACCGTAGGGGCCATGCTCTCCGGGAAAATCACGCAAAAGTACGGCCCGGAAGGGTTGCCCGCCCATACGATCCAATTTTATTTCCAGGGTTCCGCCGGACAAAGTTTTGGAGCTTTTTGCGTCAAAGGCCTTTCCCTCACCCTGGAAGGCGAATCAAACGACTACCTTGGAAAAGGGATGTCGGGAGGGCAGATCGTCGTTTTTCCTCCAAAGGGGTCTCTCTTTAAACCGGAGGAAACGATCATTGTCGGAAACACCCTTCTTTACGGAGCCACAGGGGGGGAGGTTTTTATCTATGGGATGGCTGGAGAACGGTTTGCCGTCCGAAATAGCGGAGCCCGGGCCGTCGTCGAAGGGGTTGGAGACCATGGCTGTGAATATATGACAGGAGGTACGGTGGTTGTCCTGGGAAAAACAGGCCGAAACTTTGCCGCGGGAATGAGCGGCGGCATGGCTTTTGTCTTTAATGAAGAAAAAGATTTCGAACGGCGCTGTAATTTAACCATGGTAGAGCTAGAAACCGTTTTAACCTCTGACGATAAGGCTTTTCTGAAAGACCTTATCGAAAAGCATGCCGGTTTGACCCATAGCACAAAGGCCCTGCGGATTTTAAAAGAGTGGAATGCCAGCGTGACTAAATTTGTCAAAGTCATTTCCGCGGAGTACCGGAAAATCCTGGAACAAAAGCAAGCCTCTCTCCTCTCGTCTCAGAAGGAAACGCCAGTCAATGGGTGA
- a CDS encoding glutamate synthase subunit beta, whose translation MGDPKGFLKIPREGPKRRPVSERVKDFHEFYQEFPPEKLKLQAARCMDCGVPFCQSDTGCPVHNLIPDWNDLIFQDRWKDALTRLHLTNNFPEFTGRLCPAPCESSCVLGIIDQPVAIRNIEQSIIDRGFKEGWVVPLPPKVKLDQKVAIIGSGPAGLAAAQQLCREGYRVTLFEKADRVGGLLRYGIPDFKMEKSVLDLRLDQMLAEGVNFVTHTEIGKDMPVSELKKNFDAVCVTIGAMKTRDLPVPGRDLKGIYFAMDYLTQSNKIVAGDKVASEQIISAKGKRVVIIGGGDTGSDCLGTAHRQGAKSIHQFEILPQPPETRPSSTPWPYWPMVLRSSHAHEEGCDRKWNVLTRSFSGEIGVVKKLHTAKVELKINSNGQSQFVEIPGAEEEMDVDLVLLAMGFIHPIHEGLVKDLKLKLNSRGNIQVDENFMTSEPGIFAGGDAVRGASLIVWAIAEGRKAAAGIERYLKTKTSAS comes from the coding sequence ATGGGTGATCCAAAAGGTTTTTTAAAGATTCCCCGCGAGGGCCCTAAGCGCCGCCCTGTCTCCGAACGGGTAAAAGATTTTCATGAATTTTATCAGGAATTTCCACCTGAAAAATTAAAATTACAGGCAGCCCGATGCATGGATTGCGGTGTGCCCTTTTGTCAGAGTGATACAGGCTGCCCGGTTCACAATCTCATTCCAGACTGGAATGATTTAATTTTTCAGGACAGATGGAAGGATGCCCTCACCCGTCTTCATTTAACCAACAATTTTCCTGAATTTACGGGAAGGCTCTGTCCGGCGCCCTGCGAATCGTCCTGCGTCCTGGGGATTATTGATCAACCGGTCGCGATTCGTAATATCGAACAGTCTATTATCGACCGGGGATTTAAAGAAGGATGGGTCGTTCCTCTCCCTCCTAAAGTCAAGCTTGATCAAAAAGTGGCCATTATCGGATCGGGTCCGGCAGGTTTAGCTGCCGCCCAGCAATTATGCAGAGAAGGCTACCGCGTCACGCTTTTTGAAAAAGCAGACCGGGTGGGCGGACTCCTCCGCTATGGAATTCCCGATTTTAAAATGGAAAAAAGCGTTCTGGATCTCCGGCTCGATCAAATGCTCGCAGAAGGGGTAAATTTTGTCACCCATACCGAGATCGGAAAAGATATGCCGGTCTCAGAATTAAAGAAAAATTTCGATGCCGTTTGCGTGACCATTGGTGCCATGAAAACAAGAGACCTTCCTGTCCCCGGGCGCGATTTAAAGGGAATATATTTTGCAATGGACTACCTGACCCAGTCTAACAAAATCGTGGCCGGTGACAAAGTCGCTTCTGAACAGATCATTTCCGCTAAAGGGAAACGGGTTGTCATTATTGGAGGAGGAGATACCGGCTCAGATTGCCTCGGTACCGCTCACCGTCAGGGAGCCAAATCAATCCATCAATTTGAAATTTTGCCCCAACCTCCTGAGACCCGGCCATCGTCTACCCCGTGGCCTTATTGGCCCATGGTTTTACGATCTTCGCACGCGCATGAGGAAGGATGCGACCGCAAGTGGAACGTCCTGACCAGGTCATTTTCAGGCGAAATCGGAGTGGTTAAAAAACTCCACACGGCGAAGGTTGAACTTAAAATAAACAGCAATGGCCAATCGCAATTTGTTGAAATTCCAGGTGCCGAGGAGGAAATGGATGTCGATCTCGTCCTGCTGGCGATGGGATTTATCCACCCGATTCACGAAGGTCTGGTTAAAGATCTTAAATTAAAATTAAATTCCAGAGGGAACATCCAGGTGGATGAAAACTTCATGACGAGTGAACCGGGAATCTTCGCGGGTGGAGATGCCGTCAGAGGGGCTTCTTTAATTGTCTGGGCGATTGCCGAAGGACGAAAAGCCGCGGCAGGAATTGAACGGTACTTAAAAACCAAAACCTCTGCTTCCTAG
- a CDS encoding BolA family transcriptional regulator, with translation MKDQLSAAYVEIEDESWKHEGHAGAVSGGGHFNMIIVSDKFKGINLLNRNRIVFNALTGLMNNEIHALAIKAKTPEEWNL, from the coding sequence ATGAAAGATCAACTTTCCGCGGCCTATGTGGAAATCGAAGACGAATCGTGGAAGCATGAAGGACACGCAGGCGCCGTTTCTGGAGGAGGCCATTTTAATATGATTATCGTTTCCGATAAATTTAAAGGCATCAATTTATTGAACCGAAACAGAATCGTGTTCAACGCCCTGACCGGTCTGATGAACAACGAAATTCACGCTCTGGCCATTAAAGCCAAAACGCCTGAAGAATGGAATCTTTAG
- a CDS encoding hemolysin III family protein: MYKGERFNGLTHLLGAVFAGIGMVFLIVIAARQNDPWKIVSFTVYGTILLILYTFSTLYHSFHGKAKTVFQKLEHLTIYLLIAGTYTPITLVTLRGPWGWSLFGVIWVLAIFGMLQETFLKKEARILSVVIYIMMGWTGLIAIQPLAQALPFAGVAWLVIGGLFYTIGVIFFALEERLAHSHGIWHLFVLAGSASHYFAILFYVA; encoded by the coding sequence ATGTACAAGGGAGAGCGTTTTAACGGATTAACCCATTTATTGGGCGCCGTATTTGCCGGGATCGGCATGGTGTTTCTGATCGTTATCGCGGCACGGCAGAATGACCCTTGGAAAATTGTCAGTTTTACCGTTTACGGCACGATCTTATTGATTCTTTATACCTTTTCGACCCTTTACCATAGTTTTCATGGTAAAGCCAAGACCGTTTTTCAAAAACTTGAGCATCTAACCATCTATCTTTTAATTGCAGGGACTTATACGCCCATTACCCTGGTTACGTTAAGGGGCCCCTGGGGATGGTCGTTATTTGGGGTGATCTGGGTGCTGGCCATTTTTGGCATGCTGCAGGAGACTTTCTTAAAGAAAGAGGCCAGAATTTTGTCGGTCGTTATTTACATTATGATGGGTTGGACAGGCTTAATTGCGATACAACCACTAGCTCAAGCCTTACCCTTTGCCGGCGTAGCCTGGCTTGTCATCGGAGGGCTATTTTACACGATTGGCGTAATTTTCTTTGCGTTGGAAGAGCGGCTGGCTCACAGCCACGGAATCTGGCATCTTTTCGTCCTGGCCGGAAGTGCCAGCCACTATTTTGCCATCCTTTTCTACGTTGCCTAG
- a CDS encoding BamA/TamA family outer membrane protein: MRRFKLIYALIIFFSLYGCGPTFIPFEKFDPQLRWEVIESPHFQVYYHQNEQEIALKASQIAEEVHQSLSQRFQWTPGSKTDLIISDYLDAVFGQATPFPNNIITITPTQPAGGLGIQPIRYEDWLRVVITHEYTHILHLDSVGGFPLLMRYFFGRNPVPLFSIPNIWQPLWMIEGLAVYMETTEGTSDRMDNSFTEMILRMAVLDHQLDSIDQASGALTIWPDGFLPYLYGAKFYQFIAKKYGPEKLTEISRRYSRNTLPFRVEKTAEEVLERDYLDLWAEWRTGLNVRYSTAAKKVRDLGLTSVRLLTDRGNEILGGRYSPDGKNILYTEHSPDHYPSFHVVDREGKNDRVLSRRNTGFDAAWSPDGQKIIYSQLEVYQNFSFFSDLYSRDLSKKETKRLTNGLRGKEVDYSPQGHFLVFVQEELGKNRLALWSFEKSAVIGMTPFSDSFLISSPRWLNDEEKIVFSGWEKGKQNIYLFDRKTREKEQLTDDSFQNLTPVPGTTDDQILFVSDRNGIYNLHGYDLKTKEIRQLTNVLGGVFLPSVSPGRKEILFSTYGAKGFDLAVMESKFFFTGKQEKEDLIKERPGQDHTKKIQVPETFKSVPYTPWKTLFPQFWVPWGGIDEAGAQLGAWTTGIDVLRQHRYLVVGLYGLESKRFSYLLDYMNDQFYSTLDLGYSDTPKYYANLLVNSTGQRNSYWERQQIFKANFLFPFLRFHSKQVLKIGFERKGFSPLSSPFGFLPPQTGTLSTIKGGYIYDSSEEYPLSISHEEGRTVQLLIEDSDKKLGSDFNLVKYIANIREYHALFVPHGVLAGQITGGIGQGELIAQRAFQLGGPLVIDQPFLEQDDFFLRGYPSHQMIGQNMIVANLEYRFPFPLVEKGSGTIPYFVKRLHAGLFVDYGAAWDQTPSIQDFKTGVGAEFKVDFNLFYHLPVRGRLGTALGLNSSGEKQIYFSMGNSF, encoded by the coding sequence ATGCGCAGATTCAAGCTGATTTATGCCCTTATTATTTTTTTTTCTCTTTATGGATGCGGGCCAACCTTCATTCCCTTTGAAAAGTTTGATCCACAGCTACGATGGGAAGTTATTGAATCTCCTCATTTTCAGGTTTATTACCATCAAAATGAGCAAGAAATTGCCCTGAAAGCGTCACAGATCGCGGAAGAGGTTCACCAGTCACTTTCTCAACGGTTTCAATGGACGCCGGGGTCTAAAACCGATCTGATTATTTCGGATTATCTCGATGCTGTTTTTGGTCAGGCAACCCCCTTTCCGAACAATATTATCACCATAACCCCTACCCAGCCCGCGGGTGGATTAGGCATTCAACCGATTCGATATGAGGATTGGCTTCGGGTGGTCATTACCCATGAATATACGCATATTCTCCATCTTGATTCGGTCGGTGGTTTCCCTTTATTGATGCGGTATTTCTTTGGAAGAAATCCGGTCCCGTTATTTTCGATTCCAAATATCTGGCAGCCCCTTTGGATGATTGAAGGGTTGGCGGTTTATATGGAAACCACAGAAGGAACCAGCGACCGGATGGATAACTCTTTTACCGAAATGATTTTACGAATGGCCGTGCTGGATCATCAGCTTGATTCCATTGATCAGGCGAGCGGAGCGTTAACAATCTGGCCGGATGGTTTTCTCCCCTATCTTTATGGCGCAAAGTTCTATCAATTTATCGCAAAAAAATATGGGCCCGAAAAGTTAACGGAAATCAGCCGTAGATATAGCCGGAATACGCTTCCGTTTCGCGTTGAAAAAACAGCCGAAGAGGTTTTGGAAAGAGATTACCTTGATTTATGGGCTGAATGGAGGACTGGATTAAATGTTCGTTATTCTACGGCGGCAAAAAAGGTCAGGGATTTGGGCCTTACGTCCGTTCGTCTTTTAACGGATAGGGGGAACGAGATTTTAGGCGGACGGTATTCTCCTGACGGAAAAAATATTTTATATACGGAGCATAGCCCGGATCATTATCCTTCTTTTCACGTTGTCGATCGGGAGGGAAAAAACGACCGGGTTCTTTCCCGGCGGAATACCGGTTTTGACGCGGCATGGTCTCCCGATGGTCAGAAAATCATCTATTCCCAGCTTGAGGTTTATCAAAACTTTTCCTTTTTTAGTGATCTTTACTCCCGCGATCTTTCAAAAAAAGAGACCAAAAGATTGACGAATGGATTGAGGGGCAAAGAGGTTGATTATTCTCCCCAGGGGCATTTTCTTGTTTTTGTCCAGGAGGAGCTGGGAAAAAACAGATTGGCGCTTTGGAGTTTCGAAAAGTCAGCGGTTATCGGAATGACCCCTTTTTCAGATTCGTTTCTGATTTCCAGTCCCAGATGGCTGAATGATGAAGAAAAAATTGTCTTTTCGGGGTGGGAAAAGGGGAAACAAAATATTTATCTATTTGACCGGAAGACCCGGGAAAAAGAGCAACTGACCGACGATTCATTTCAAAATCTGACTCCTGTCCCCGGAACGACTGACGATCAGATTCTGTTTGTGTCAGATCGCAACGGTATCTATAACCTGCATGGATACGATCTAAAGACAAAGGAGATTCGTCAATTAACGAATGTGCTGGGAGGCGTTTTTCTCCCATCTGTGTCTCCTGGTCGAAAAGAGATTTTATTTTCGACCTACGGCGCCAAAGGATTCGATCTTGCGGTGATGGAAAGTAAATTTTTTTTCACAGGGAAGCAAGAAAAAGAGGATTTAATAAAAGAAAGGCCGGGACAAGACCACACAAAAAAGATACAGGTTCCCGAAACCTTTAAAAGTGTTCCTTATACTCCCTGGAAGACCCTTTTTCCCCAATTCTGGGTGCCCTGGGGAGGCATTGACGAAGCGGGGGCCCAACTGGGAGCCTGGACGACCGGAATAGATGTTTTAAGACAACATCGGTACCTGGTCGTGGGCCTTTATGGTCTGGAAAGCAAGAGGTTTTCTTACCTGTTAGACTATATGAATGACCAATTCTACTCTACCCTTGACCTTGGGTATTCTGATACGCCAAAATATTATGCCAATTTATTAGTCAATTCGACGGGTCAAAGAAATAGTTATTGGGAGCGCCAGCAAATTTTTAAAGCGAATTTTTTATTTCCTTTTTTAAGATTTCATTCAAAGCAGGTTCTAAAAATAGGATTTGAAAGAAAAGGTTTTTCGCCCCTTTCTTCTCCTTTTGGATTTCTACCTCCGCAAACGGGAACCCTGAGTACGATCAAAGGGGGATACATTTATGACTCTTCCGAAGAATACCCTTTGTCTATCAGCCATGAAGAGGGGAGAACGGTTCAGCTCTTGATAGAAGATTCGGACAAAAAATTAGGAAGTGATTTTAACCTTGTTAAATATATCGCAAATATCCGTGAATACCACGCTTTGTTTGTTCCTCACGGTGTCCTGGCAGGCCAAATAACCGGCGGAATCGGTCAAGGGGAGCTAATCGCTCAGCGGGCGTTTCAATTGGGAGGCCCTTTAGTCATTGATCAGCCCTTTCTAGAACAGGATGATTTTTTTTTAAGAGGGTATCCCTCTCATCAGATGATTGGACAAAATATGATTGTTGCCAATCTTGAATACAGGTTTCCTTTCCCACTCGTTGAAAAAGGGAGTGGAACCATTCCCTATTTTGTCAAAAGGCTCCATGCCGGTTTATTTGTGGATTACGGAGCCGCCTGGGATCAAACGCCATCAATCCAGGATTTCAAAACGGGTGTCGGAGCCGAATTCAAAGTCGATTTCAATCTTTTTTACCATTTGCCGGTACGAGGCCGGCTTGGAACCGCTTTAGGGTTGAATTCCTCAGGAGAGAAACAAATCTATTTCAGCATGGGAAACTCATTTTGA
- the msrA gene encoding peptide-methionine (S)-S-oxide reductase MsrA produces the protein MKQTESFQKERGIATLGGGCFWCLDAVFAELAGVEKVESGYSGGTVPNPSYKQVCTETTGHAEVVQLTFNPQVISFKDLLEIFFTFHDPTTLNRQGADTGTQYRSAIFYHSPEQKMMAEQVIKEINASQIWNAPIVTEVFPFTTFYRAENYHQEYYKNNPDQLYCVAVIAPKVAKFHKKYFSKLKK, from the coding sequence ATGAAACAGACGGAATCTTTTCAAAAAGAGAGGGGAATCGCGACCCTTGGAGGAGGGTGTTTTTGGTGCCTTGATGCTGTTTTCGCCGAGCTTGCCGGGGTGGAAAAAGTCGAATCGGGTTATTCCGGCGGTACGGTGCCCAATCCCTCCTATAAACAGGTTTGCACAGAAACCACCGGACATGCAGAAGTGGTTCAGCTCACATTCAATCCTCAGGTTATCTCTTTTAAGGACCTTCTGGAAATCTTTTTTACTTTCCACGACCCAACGACCTTAAATCGCCAGGGTGCGGATACCGGCACCCAGTATCGGTCAGCCATTTTTTACCATAGCCCGGAACAAAAAATGATGGCCGAACAGGTCATAAAAGAAATCAACGCCTCTCAAATTTGGAATGCTCCTATTGTCACTGAGGTTTTCCCATTTACAACGTTTTATCGCGCGGAAAACTATCACCAGGAATATTATAAAAACAATCCGGACCAGTTGTATTGCGTCGCTGTCATAGCGCCTAAAGTAGCGAAGTTCCATAAAAAATACTTTTCGAAACTTAAGAAATGA